The Sandaracinus amylolyticus genomic interval GAGCGATCGAAGGGTCGCGCCGGCCCGGCTTCCTGCGCCGTTTCCTCGCGAACGACGAGGGCACCGCGAGCATCGAGGCGGTGATCATGATCCCGTTCTTCATCATCGTCTGGGGCCTGCTGCTCTTCGCCGTCGACGTCTACAAGCACAAGATCGACGCGGGCATGCAGGCGCGCGACTGCGGGTGGTCGTTCGCGCAGACGGGATGCGAGACGTTGCCTCCGCAGTGTCAGGCCGAGCCGGGCGATCCGGTCGCGGTCGACGGCGGCGCGGGCACCGGCGAGCTCGAGTCGAGCATGGACGACCTGCCGCTCGACATCCCGATCATCGGCGACGTGCTCAACGGCATCATCGACGAGCTCTTCGGCGAGCTGCGCGTCGCGCGGCACAACGAGGACGTCAATCGCCCGCAGGTGCTCGGCGCGACCACGGTCCACACGCGCGGCGCCTTCGCGATCATGTGCAACGAGCGCCCGACCACCGTGGGCGAGATGGCGCTCGACATGGTGTGCGCGATCGCGCCCTTCTTCTGCGGATGACGGCGTCATGACCCAAAGGCGGCAAGGCAAGTCGGAGCGTGGGTCGGCCTGGGGTCGGCTGCGCGCGATCCTCCCGAACCTGGCGCGCCTCTTCGCGTTCCTCCTCGTCGTGTACGCGGTCGCGATGGTGATCGTGGCGCGTCAGGTCCGCGCGGAGACGAACGAGATCATGCTCGGCGTCGGCTCGCAGATGATGACGTACGCCGAGGCCGACGCGCAGGACTCGCCGCGCACGCTGCACGTGAACGGCCAGCGCCTGCTCTTCGGATCGGGGCACACCGCGAACCACGACGTCGACGAGGTGCTCGACTTCTTCGAGGCGCGCTGCACGTCGCGCGACGGTCGCCTCGTCGAGCGCGTCCACGAGCTCTACGAGCAGCGCCAGATGCCGGTGCCCGACACGTCGATGCTCGACGGCACGCTGCGCGACTCGACCGAGCGCAGCGGCTACGTCGCGTGCTTCGACGTCGGCGAGGAGCGCGAGGGCGTGGAGGGTCTGCTCGCGCGCCTGCAGTCGTTCGCGGACAGCGGCAACCTCGCGCGCATGGGCGGCCTTCGTTACGTCTACGCGCGTCGCACCGACGACGGCGGCACGCACTTTCTCGTCTTCCACACCGACGAGGAGCTCAACGTCTACGAGATGTTCCCGTCGACCGGCGACGCGCCGGGCGCGGACGTCGACGGCCTTCCGCGCCCCGCGAACACGCGACGCCTGATGAGCGCGTGGGAAGAGGGCGACCCGCACTCGCTCTCGATGTACACGTCGACGACGCGCAGCGCCGAGGAGCTCCAGCGCTGGTATCGCAGCGAGCTCCCCGACTCGGGCTGGGACCTCGTCGAGCCCACGGACGCGCAGCGCGATCGATTCACCCGTCACTGGTCACAGCACGATCGCGACGTGCTCGAGCGCGGCCGCGCGCTGCACGCCGAGCAGGGCGACCGCCAGGTGATGGTCGTGTTCACGGACGACGAGCCCAGCGGTCAAGCCGTCGTCACCGTGCTGACCGCGCGCTGACGCTCCGTCACGCGCTCGAAGAATCTCGCGTGGTTGCGGGCAGGTGCGGCGCTCCAATCGGGGCTTCCACCCAAGGTCGGGGATCCGTTAGTCTCGGTCCTCCGGAGGGGCTGACCCGCCCCTGCCCGCGTCCCTGCGAGCACACCGAGGACCCCACCTGATGAACGCCAAGGCACTCCTCGCCGCCATCGGAGTCGCGGCCGCCGGGATCGTGATGTTGTTCCTGTACATGCAGCGCTTCGAGGACGAGGCCTCGGGCGGTGCGCCGGTGCGGGTGATCATCGCGACGCAGGACATCCCGCTCGGGACGGCGGTGAGCGAAGCGATGCTGGGCTATCGCGATCTCCCGCAGTCGTACGTCGAAGGGCGCCACATCCCGCGCGAAGACGCGCAGCGCATCATCGGCGTTCGTGTGACGAGCGGCGTGCGCGCCGGCGAGTCGCTCCTCTGGAGCGACCTCGCGACGACGAGCGATCAGAGCCGCGATCTCTCGAGCCTGGTCCGCAGCGGTCAGCGCGCGATCACGATCCGCGCGGACGCGTCGACGTCGTTCGGCGGTCTCGTGCGCCCCGGCGATCGCGTGGACGTGCTGCTCACGCTCGAGCGCGCGACGCAGGATCCCGTGACCGTGCCGCTGCTGCAGAACCTCCTGGTGCTCGCGGCGGGCCAGGACACCGGCGCGATGCAGCGCCCCGGGCAGACGACGCGTCGCCCGCAGACGATCAACCAGGTCACGCTCAGCGCGAGCATCGAGCAGTCGCAGCTCCTCGCGTTCTCGTCGGAGCGCGGGCGGCTCACGCTCGTGCTGCGCAACCCCGACGACATCGAGGTCCTCGAGAACCTCCCCGAGACGTCGACGGCCGACATCATCGAGCCGGCTCGTCGCGAGCGGGTCCAGCGCAGCACTCCGCGCAGGCCCGACGCGCCGGCCACCGATACGGCCCCGGTTCCCATTCGCATCGAAGGTGGACGTGGACGCTAAGCAGCATCTCTCGCGCTCGAGGAGCGCGCGGCTCTCGCTCTCGATTGTCTCGTTCCTCGCGTGCGCGGCGCTCGCCGCGCCGCAGATCGTGTCGCCCTCGGTCGCGGCCGCGCAGGCGCGTCCAGAGACGGAGCGGCTCGAGCTTCAAGTGGGCGAGCAGGTGACGATCCCGGCGACGGGCGTGGCGAGCTACTCGGAGGGTCGTCCGGGCATCGTCGACGTGCGTCTGCCGCGCGACGGCGCGCAGTTCGTCATCGTCGCGCTGCAGCCCGGCGTCACGTCGCTGCTGCTCATCTACGCCGACGGCCGTCAGGTCCGCTACGCGATCACGGTGCTCGATCCCGAGCAGTCGGTGACCGCGACGGGCGGC includes:
- a CDS encoding TadE/TadG family type IV pilus assembly protein — translated: MGGAIEGSRRPGFLRRFLANDEGTASIEAVIMIPFFIIVWGLLLFAVDVYKHKIDAGMQARDCGWSFAQTGCETLPPQCQAEPGDPVAVDGGAGTGELESSMDDLPLDIPIIGDVLNGIIDELFGELRVARHNEDVNRPQVLGATTVHTRGAFAIMCNERPTTVGEMALDMVCAIAPFFCG
- the cpaB gene encoding Flp pilus assembly protein CpaB gives rise to the protein MNAKALLAAIGVAAAGIVMLFLYMQRFEDEASGGAPVRVIIATQDIPLGTAVSEAMLGYRDLPQSYVEGRHIPREDAQRIIGVRVTSGVRAGESLLWSDLATTSDQSRDLSSLVRSGQRAITIRADASTSFGGLVRPGDRVDVLLTLERATQDPVTVPLLQNLLVLAAGQDTGAMQRPGQTTRRPQTINQVTLSASIEQSQLLAFSSERGRLTLVLRNPDDIEVLENLPETSTADIIEPARRERVQRSTPRRPDAPATDTAPVPIRIEGGRGR